The Desulfuromonadaceae bacterium genome includes a region encoding these proteins:
- a CDS encoding AEC family transporter: MIFIDIVLPVFLIILTGFLLAKFGSFDMRTLADIALLIFTPALVFTALLKTPGTLTMSHQLVPFMIIYTLTMWTLAVVCGRSCGLGNDDRRALILSTAMMNVGNFGLPLAWFAFGEKGLNISILTFVLFNLPLGTLAIYIAQGGKGDWRTSLLNITKIPIFHAVLLALLCIKMELMPPAYILRPLELLGQPAIPLMLILLGMQLAKTNPRVNCRFLSLAVVLRLCLAPLLAWGLTGLLDITGIARAVVILQTSTPSAVLPLLYSIRFNTRPDLVAGAIFITTLLSSVTLTFILYLLQ; this comes from the coding sequence ATGATTTTTATTGACATCGTACTTCCGGTTTTCCTGATTATTCTGACCGGTTTTCTCCTCGCAAAATTCGGTTCATTCGACATGCGGACACTGGCCGACATAGCGCTACTGATTTTTACCCCGGCGCTGGTCTTCACGGCACTCCTTAAAACTCCCGGCACCCTCACCATGAGCCATCAGCTGGTGCCGTTCATGATCATCTACACGTTAACCATGTGGACTCTGGCGGTGGTCTGTGGACGCAGCTGCGGTCTGGGGAACGATGATCGCCGGGCACTGATCCTCAGCACCGCGATGATGAATGTCGGCAATTTCGGATTGCCGCTGGCCTGGTTCGCCTTTGGTGAAAAGGGTCTGAATATATCGATCCTGACGTTTGTCCTGTTCAATCTGCCGCTGGGAACGCTGGCCATCTATATTGCCCAGGGAGGAAAGGGCGACTGGCGAACATCGTTGCTCAACATCACTAAAATACCGATTTTTCATGCCGTGTTGCTGGCTTTGCTCTGTATAAAAATGGAATTAATGCCACCAGCATATATCTTGCGCCCACTGGAGTTGCTGGGACAACCGGCCATTCCGTTGATGCTCATTCTGCTCGGCATGCAGCTCGCGAAAACAAATCCGCGTGTCAATTGCAGATTTCTGTCACTCGCGGTGGTGCTGAGACTTTGTCTGGCCCCGTTGCTGGCCTGGGGGTTGACCGGACTGCTTGATATTACCGGCATCGCGCGTGCAGTGGTTATCCTCCAGACGAGTACCCCCTCAGCAGTACTCCCCCTGCTCTATTCAATCCGCTTTAATACCCGCCCCGACCTGGTCGCCGGTGCGATTTTCATCACCACCCTGCTGAGTTCAGTTACCCTGACGTTCATTCTGTATCTGTTGCAGTGA
- a CDS encoding 7-carboxy-7-deazaguanine synthase QueE produces MPVPVTVSPDIPLIEIFSSLQGEGLQIGCRQVFIRFPGCQLDCAYCDTKFEARDNCRIETLPGNGVFRLLSNPLSLFSVIDLIDDWQLQLPHQAISITGGEPLLHAAQLSAWLPVLRQRLPIVLETNGLLTPQLIELRPYIDFISTDIKLPSVSGQADLWGQHEAFLRELISLEGQIKVVVSAQTNPAEISRAAQLAGACAPHLPLILQPETRAGVPSVSGERLVEWQCLASCYHAQVRVIPQMHPLLGLL; encoded by the coding sequence ATGCCTGTGCCAGTTACAGTCTCACCTGATATCCCGCTTATTGAAATATTTTCCTCGTTACAGGGGGAGGGCTTGCAGATCGGCTGCCGACAGGTTTTTATCCGCTTTCCCGGCTGCCAGCTCGACTGCGCTTATTGTGATACCAAATTTGAAGCGCGCGATAATTGCCGCATCGAAACCCTGCCCGGTAATGGCGTTTTTCGTCTTTTGTCGAATCCCCTTTCTCTCTTCTCGGTTATCGATTTGATTGACGACTGGCAGCTGCAACTGCCGCATCAAGCGATCAGTATCACCGGCGGTGAGCCGTTGCTTCATGCCGCGCAGCTGTCGGCCTGGTTGCCCGTTCTGCGGCAACGGCTGCCGATCGTGCTCGAAACAAATGGCTTGTTGACGCCACAACTGATAGAACTCCGGCCATATATCGATTTTATCTCCACGGATATCAAGCTCCCCTCGGTCTCTGGTCAGGCCGATCTGTGGGGTCAGCACGAGGCTTTTTTGCGTGAATTGATTTCCCTTGAGGGGCAGATCAAGGTGGTGGTGTCCGCGCAGACCAATCCGGCGGAAATAAGCCGCGCCGCACAGCTGGCGGGAGCTTGTGCCCCTCATCTACCGTTGATCCTGCAACCGGAAACTCGCGCCGGAGTACCGTCAGTCTCCGGGGAGCGACTCGTTGAATGGCAGTGCCTGGCGAGTTGTTATCATGCTCAGGTCAGGGTTATCCCGCAGATGCACCCCTTGCTCGGCTTGCTTTAG
- the queF gene encoding NADPH-dependent 7-cyano-7-deazaguanine reductase QueF (Catalyzes the NADPH-dependent reduction of 7-cyano-7-deazaguanine (preQ0) to 7-aminomethyl-7-deazaguanine (preQ1) in queuosine biosynthesis) codes for MNHNDPSLSLGKKTTYTDQYDPALLYPIPRYHKRHELGLTDNLPFDGVDIWNAYELSWLSPSGKPVVAMGEFRVPCTSPKLIESKSLKLYLNSLNQSCFADFATVGRTLADDLSTVVEAPVEVKLFTVNEQTDHFTNQLPGDCIDDLDITVDNYELNPSLLSEAANHDAIITKTLHSHLLRSNCLITSQPDWGSIVVRYHGPRIDPEALLRYLISFRRHNEFHEQCIERIFCDLLHYCHPEQLTVYARYTRRGGLDINPFRSNFETTVANLRLPRQ; via the coding sequence TTGAACCACAATGACCCATCCCTCTCGCTGGGCAAAAAAACCACCTACACAGACCAGTACGACCCGGCCCTGCTCTACCCGATTCCGCGATATCATAAACGTCACGAGCTCGGGCTCACGGACAATCTGCCATTCGATGGTGTCGATATCTGGAACGCTTACGAACTCTCCTGGTTATCACCGTCAGGCAAACCGGTTGTCGCCATGGGCGAGTTCCGCGTACCCTGTACATCACCGAAGCTGATTGAATCGAAATCACTCAAACTCTACCTCAACTCACTCAACCAAAGCTGCTTTGCCGACTTCGCCACCGTCGGCCGCACACTTGCTGACGACCTCAGCACCGTTGTCGAGGCACCGGTCGAGGTAAAACTGTTCACCGTCAATGAGCAAACGGATCATTTCACCAACCAGCTACCTGGTGATTGCATCGACGATCTCGATATTACTGTTGACAACTATGAGCTAAACCCATCCTTGCTGTCGGAAGCCGCTAATCACGACGCGATAATTACCAAAACCCTTCACAGCCACCTGCTACGCAGTAATTGCCTGATCACCAGTCAACCCGACTGGGGCAGCATTGTGGTTCGCTATCACGGGCCGCGAATTGACCCTGAAGCACTGTTGCGCTACCTGATTTCTTTCCGCCGCCACAATGAATTTCACGAACAGTGTATCGAACGGATCTTTTGTGACCTGCTGCACTATTGCCATCCCGAACAGCTTACGGTCTACGCGCGCTACACCCGCCGGGGGGGACTCGATATCAATCCCTTTCGCAGCAATTTTGAAACAACCGTTGCAAACTTGCGCCTGCCAAGGCAGTAA
- the feoB gene encoding ferrous iron transport protein B has translation MSDQRVGDNSGGLPQILLVGNPNVGKSVLFNALTGTYTTVSNYPGTSVDVSRGTCEIDGRRFEVLDTPGMYALMPITEEERVAREILLDETAHLVLHVVDARNLERMLPMTLQLVEAGLPVVLVVNILDEAERIGMQINLELLQEKLGIPVIGTAIARKRGVKELRSVIADYVDKRTACFGYAADLERDIEKVVATLEGEYRIKPRAVALLLLQKDEDLLRIVQESEGDRFDHIVATLNEVTFARRSDLHLRINLERKRVCRGLLQGVISEEQGRRPPFAERLSAWTMNPVSGGALLLIVLYFGFYKFVGGFGAGTVVDFLEGTIFEGHLNPWMITHADQYIPWYWLHELLVGEYGILTLAIRYAVALVMPIVGTFFVAFSIIEDTGYFPRLAMLVDRIFKRIGLNGRAVIPLVLGFGCDTMATMVTRTLETVRERILATVLLALAIPCSAQLGVILGLLAEVPGALFVWSTVLIGVFMLVGLLAARLVPGERPMFYMEIPPLRLPQPRNVLVKTLTRMQWYFFEIFPLFVIASVLLWAGKMTGGLDYLVRGMNPVMRLLGLPTEASAAFIFGFFRRDFGAAGLYDLQNNGLLTAVQLTVAAVTLTLFVPCVAQFLVMRKERGWRVSLGIFTVVTALAFSVGFILNRLLLTSGVLS, from the coding sequence ATGTCTGATCAACGCGTGGGCGACAATTCCGGGGGGTTGCCTCAAATCCTTCTGGTCGGTAATCCGAATGTAGGCAAGAGCGTCCTCTTTAACGCCCTGACGGGGACGTACACGACCGTTTCCAATTATCCCGGGACCTCCGTTGATGTTTCGCGGGGTACCTGCGAGATTGACGGGCGGCGTTTTGAAGTTCTTGATACGCCCGGTATGTACGCACTCATGCCGATCACAGAAGAGGAGCGCGTGGCCCGCGAAATTTTGCTGGACGAAACAGCGCATCTCGTTTTGCATGTTGTTGACGCCCGCAATCTGGAGCGGATGCTGCCGATGACGTTGCAGTTGGTTGAGGCGGGACTGCCGGTCGTGCTGGTCGTCAATATTCTTGACGAGGCGGAACGCATTGGCATGCAGATTAATCTCGAATTGCTGCAGGAAAAACTCGGCATTCCGGTGATCGGTACGGCGATTGCGCGTAAACGTGGTGTGAAGGAATTGCGCAGTGTCATCGCCGATTATGTGGATAAGCGCACGGCCTGCTTCGGTTACGCTGCCGACCTGGAACGGGATATCGAGAAGGTTGTTGCCACGCTGGAGGGTGAATATCGCATCAAGCCTCGCGCCGTTGCGTTATTGTTGCTGCAAAAAGATGAAGATCTGTTGCGCATCGTCCAGGAGTCCGAAGGGGATCGTTTTGATCACATTGTCGCGACGCTTAACGAAGTAACTTTCGCGCGGCGCAGTGATCTGCACCTGCGAATTAATCTGGAACGCAAACGGGTCTGTCGCGGATTGTTGCAGGGGGTCATTAGTGAGGAGCAGGGGCGACGCCCGCCGTTTGCTGAGCGTCTTTCGGCCTGGACCATGAATCCGGTGAGCGGGGGGGCGCTGCTGCTGATCGTTCTCTATTTTGGTTTTTACAAATTCGTTGGCGGTTTTGGTGCCGGAACGGTGGTCGATTTCCTTGAAGGGACGATTTTTGAAGGGCACCTCAACCCCTGGATGATTACACACGCTGATCAATATATCCCCTGGTACTGGCTGCATGAACTGCTGGTCGGAGAATACGGCATTCTGACGCTGGCGATTCGCTACGCTGTTGCACTGGTGATGCCGATCGTCGGGACTTTCTTTGTTGCTTTTTCCATCATTGAGGATACCGGCTATTTTCCGCGACTGGCGATGCTGGTTGATCGGATTTTTAAACGTATCGGACTCAATGGTCGTGCGGTTATCCCGTTGGTCCTCGGTTTCGGTTGCGACACCATGGCGACGATGGTGACACGTACCCTGGAAACGGTGCGTGAGCGGATTCTCGCCACCGTTCTGCTGGCGCTGGCAATCCCGTGCAGTGCTCAACTCGGCGTTATTCTTGGTCTGCTCGCCGAAGTGCCGGGAGCTTTATTCGTTTGGTCAACCGTGCTGATTGGTGTTTTTATGCTTGTTGGCCTGCTGGCTGCCAGGCTGGTGCCAGGTGAACGTCCGATGTTTTACATGGAAATTCCGCCGTTACGTCTGCCGCAACCGCGCAATGTACTGGTCAAAACCCTGACGCGGATGCAATGGTATTTTTTCGAGATATTCCCTCTTTTCGTTATTGCATCAGTCCTGCTCTGGGCGGGTAAAATGACCGGTGGCCTCGATTATCTGGTGCGTGGCATGAACCCGGTGATGCGCCTGCTAGGGTTGCCAACTGAAGCGTCCGCGGCGTTTATTTTCGGTTTTTTTCGTCGCGATTTTGGTGCCGCCGGGCTTTATGATTTGCAGAATAATGGATTGTTGACAGCAGTACAGCTGACCGTCGCAGCGGTTACTCTGACCCTCTTTGTCCCCTGTGTTGCCCAGTTTCTGGTCATGCGCAAGGAGCGGGGCTGGCGGGTATCGCTGGGGATTTTTACTGTCGTCACCGCACTTGCATTCTCGGTCGGCTTCATCCTCAACCGGTTGCTTTTGACTTCGGGAGTATTAAGCTGA
- the yacG gene encoding DNA gyrase inhibitor YacG: MSNQLTVNCPICRKKVRWENNPHRPFCSERCRLMDLGQWADEGYRIPGRTPMADELDNLIKFPGVDDPDPKE, translated from the coding sequence ATGAGCAATCAACTCACCGTTAACTGTCCGATCTGCCGTAAAAAGGTCCGCTGGGAGAATAACCCTCATCGTCCGTTTTGTTCAGAACGCTGTCGTCTGATGGATCTTGGCCAATGGGCGGATGAGGGGTACCGTATCCCTGGACGCACGCCGATGGCCGATGAACTGGACAATCTGATCAAATTTCCCGGTGTTGATGACCCGGACCCCAAGGAGTAA
- a CDS encoding DEAD/DEAH box helicase family protein has translation MLFLKYLDDLERERAMKAELVGKSYGFIIDSQFQWSQWAAPKKANGDFDHDTALTGDDLINFVDRGLADRNILADQAFNAFSAFPEDALVRIAPDEIRKKGRVPKNGSIFFTIFQTFMSGQDAAGNPAPSFGDYPPDFFDFIIIDECHRGGANDESSWCGIMEYFSPAVQLGLTATPKRKGNTDTYAYFGDPVYIYSLKEGINDGFLTPFKVNQIATTLDDYIYTSDDRVLDGEVEPGKLYEEADFNKIIEIKEREAYRVKLFMGHIDQKQKTLVFCATQIHALAARDLINQIKTSSAPNYCVRVTANDGALGEQFLRTFQDNKRASPPS, from the coding sequence ATGCTGTTTCTCAAATATCTGGATGACCTTGAGCGTGAGCGCGCCATGAAGGCTGAACTGGTCGGCAAGTCGTATGGGTTCATCATTGACAGCCAGTTCCAGTGGTCGCAGTGGGCCGCACCGAAGAAGGCGAATGGCGATTTTGATCACGATACCGCCCTGACCGGTGACGATCTGATCAACTTTGTTGATCGCGGTCTGGCCGACCGCAACATCCTCGCCGATCAGGCATTCAATGCCTTCTCCGCCTTTCCCGAAGACGCCCTGGTGCGGATCGCTCCCGATGAGATCCGCAAAAAGGGGCGCGTGCCGAAGAACGGCAGTATCTTTTTCACCATCTTCCAGACCTTCATGTCGGGACAGGACGCCGCGGGGAATCCGGCTCCCAGCTTTGGCGATTACCCCCCGGACTTCTTCGATTTCATCATCATCGACGAATGTCACCGGGGCGGGGCGAATGACGAGAGCAGCTGGTGCGGCATCATGGAATACTTCTCACCCGCCGTGCAGCTGGGCCTGACCGCGACCCCCAAGCGCAAGGGGAACACCGATACCTACGCCTACTTTGGCGATCCGGTCTATATCTACTCGCTCAAGGAGGGGATCAACGACGGCTTCCTGACGCCGTTCAAGGTCAACCAGATCGCCACCACCCTGGACGATTATATCTATACTTCTGACGATCGGGTCCTTGATGGCGAGGTGGAGCCGGGGAAGCTCTACGAAGAGGCCGATTTCAACAAGATCATCGAGATCAAGGAACGCGAAGCTTACCGGGTGAAGCTCTTCATGGGGCATATCGACCAGAAACAGAAGACTCTGGTCTTTTGTGCGACGCAGATCCATGCGCTGGCGGCGCGCGACCTGATCAACCAGATCAAGACGAGCAGCGCTCCCAACTACTGCGTGCGGGTGACGGCCAACGACGGGGCGCTGGGGGAACAGTTTCTGCGCACCTTTCAGGACAACAAAAGAGCATCCCCACCATCCTGA
- a CDS encoding ZIP family metal transporter: protein MFDFFLQLDPVTQAFIATLFTWGVTAAGASLVFFARTVNQKLMDSMLGFAAGVMIAASFWSLLAPGIEMAEQLGDTPWLTAAIGFMGGGLFMRLTDRLLPHLHPGLSRDKTEGIKTSWQRSTLLVLAITLHNIPEGLAVGVAFGAVAAGLPSATIGGAIALAIGIGIQNFPEGTAVSMPLKREGMSAGKSFLMGQASGIVEPLAGVAGAYFVLNMLHILPYALCFAAGAMIFVVVEELIPESQRNYKHIDIVTIATMVGFTVMMVLDVALG from the coding sequence ATGTTTGATTTTTTCCTTCAACTTGATCCTGTCACCCAAGCCTTCATTGCCACCCTTTTTACTTGGGGTGTCACTGCTGCCGGTGCTTCACTGGTGTTTTTCGCCCGCACCGTAAATCAGAAACTGATGGATTCCATGCTCGGATTTGCCGCCGGCGTCATGATCGCTGCAAGTTTCTGGTCACTTCTTGCTCCTGGAATCGAGATGGCAGAACAGTTGGGTGACACACCGTGGTTGACCGCTGCCATTGGATTTATGGGGGGTGGGCTCTTCATGCGTCTGACCGACAGGCTTCTTCCTCACCTCCATCCTGGTTTGAGCCGCGACAAGACGGAAGGGATCAAAACTTCATGGCAACGCAGCACCTTACTGGTTCTCGCCATCACCTTGCATAATATTCCTGAAGGTCTCGCCGTCGGTGTCGCGTTTGGTGCCGTTGCTGCCGGGCTTCCATCTGCCACTATCGGTGGCGCAATCGCACTGGCGATCGGGATCGGAATTCAGAATTTCCCGGAAGGTACGGCGGTGTCGATGCCGCTGAAAAGGGAGGGGATGAGTGCCGGAAAGAGTTTCCTGATGGGGCAGGCGTCCGGAATTGTTGAGCCACTTGCCGGGGTTGCCGGCGCATACTTTGTGCTGAATATGCTGCATATCCTGCCCTATGCCCTGTGCTTTGCCGCCGGAGCGATGATCTTCGTGGTGGTCGAGGAACTTATCCCTGAATCACAGCGGAATTACAAGCATATTGATATCGTCACGATAGCGACGATGGTTGGTTTCACCGTGATGATGGTGCTTGATGTTGCGCTGGGGTGA
- a CDS encoding aminotransferase class I/II-fold pyridoxal phosphate-dependent enzyme yields MNPLAAELNAMLQQSNPYVLDMLSDLGKNLFFPKGILTQSAEAKDKAHKFNATIGIATENGGPMYLPCIHKKLSAFDPKDIFPYAPPAGRADLRALWIEKMLLENPSQQGKHFSNPIVTNALTHGLSIVGDMFVGQDDHVIVPDMLWGNYNLTFGTCNGGVIKKHNTFTASGGYDVAAFRAQLQATAAEKGKAVIILNFPNNPSGYTPTVAEGKEIVAAMLEAAEGGCNLVAVTDDAYFGLFYEDSMVESLFGKLANLHPRILAIKLDGATKEEYVWGFRTGFITFADGNQKANPDVLTALEKKTMGVIRAKISNCPHPSQTFVVEALKSPDFLAQKKEKYLVMKGRANKVKEVLEAGSYDDVWSYYPFNSGYFMCLKLKNVDAEKLRIHLLDKYGVGTISIGKTDLRVAFSCIPEEDIQELFDIICQAARDLS; encoded by the coding sequence ATGAATCCGTTGGCCGCCGAACTGAATGCAATGTTGCAACAAAGCAACCCCTATGTTCTCGACATGTTGTCAGATCTGGGAAAAAACCTGTTCTTCCCCAAGGGGATTTTAACGCAATCGGCTGAGGCCAAGGATAAGGCGCATAAATTTAATGCCACCATCGGGATTGCCACGGAGAATGGCGGACCGATGTATTTGCCCTGTATCCACAAAAAATTGTCCGCCTTTGACCCGAAGGATATCTTCCCCTATGCGCCGCCCGCCGGTCGTGCTGATTTGCGAGCCTTGTGGATTGAGAAGATGTTGCTGGAAAATCCGAGTCAGCAGGGGAAGCACTTCAGTAACCCGATTGTGACCAATGCGTTGACTCACGGGTTGTCGATTGTGGGAGATATGTTCGTCGGTCAGGACGATCATGTCATCGTCCCTGACATGCTGTGGGGTAACTACAACCTGACTTTTGGTACCTGTAACGGTGGTGTGATCAAAAAACACAACACCTTTACCGCTTCGGGCGGTTACGATGTTGCGGCATTCCGTGCTCAATTGCAAGCGACGGCTGCGGAAAAAGGAAAAGCCGTCATCATTCTTAATTTCCCCAATAATCCGAGCGGTTATACGCCGACCGTTGCAGAAGGCAAAGAGATTGTTGCCGCAATGCTGGAGGCTGCTGAAGGGGGTTGTAATCTGGTTGCGGTGACCGATGATGCCTATTTTGGTCTTTTCTATGAAGATTCGATGGTTGAATCGCTGTTCGGTAAACTTGCCAATCTTCACCCGCGTATTTTGGCGATCAAGCTCGACGGCGCGACCAAGGAAGAGTATGTCTGGGGATTTCGGACCGGCTTTATCACCTTTGCCGACGGCAATCAGAAGGCAAACCCGGATGTCCTGACAGCGCTGGAAAAGAAGACGATGGGGGTTATCCGGGCGAAAATATCGAATTGCCCGCATCCCTCTCAAACCTTTGTCGTCGAAGCGTTGAAATCCCCTGATTTTCTTGCCCAGAAGAAAGAAAAATATCTGGTGATGAAGGGGCGCGCGAACAAGGTTAAGGAAGTTCTTGAAGCGGGCTCGTATGACGATGTGTGGAGTTACTATCCGTTTAACTCCGGTTATTTCATGTGCCTGAAACTCAAAAACGTTGATGCAGAAAAATTGCGTATTCATCTGCTCGATAAATATGGCGTCGGTACAATTTCGATCGGTAAAACAGACTTGCGGGTTGCTTTTTCCTGCATTCCCGAAGAAGATATTCAGGAGTTGTTTGACATTATCTGTCAGGCAGCACGTGATTTAAGCTGA
- a CDS encoding transcriptional repressor, with amino-acid sequence MEDGFEKFRRYICEKGLKSTRQREIILKAFLKSTSHLSTEDLYLSLRKKHPGIGYATVYRTLKLFAECGIAEEQNFGDGQTRFEPSHQENHHDHLVCTACHSIIEFENPQIEKLQEEVAANHGFTTTHHRLELYGLCQQCSS; translated from the coding sequence ATGGAAGATGGATTTGAAAAGTTTCGGCGCTACATCTGTGAAAAAGGTTTAAAATCGACCCGGCAACGCGAGATTATTCTTAAAGCGTTTCTGAAATCAACGTCTCACTTGTCGACCGAAGATCTTTATCTCAGTCTGCGTAAAAAACACCCAGGGATCGGTTATGCGACCGTTTATCGGACGCTCAAGTTGTTTGCCGAATGTGGCATTGCTGAAGAACAGAATTTTGGTGACGGCCAGACCCGCTTTGAGCCTTCTCATCAGGAAAATCATCACGATCATCTTGTGTGTACCGCCTGTCACTCCATTATCGAGTTCGAGAATCCGCAAATTGAAAAACTTCAGGAAGAGGTCGCGGCAAATCATGGTTTTACAACAACGCATCACCGCCTCGAACTCTATGGGTTGTGTCAGCAATGTTCATCCTGA
- a CDS encoding 3'-5' exonuclease, producing the protein MTRRTIIFDLETTGLSPRQGHRVIEVGAVALHGGEIVEEFHSLINAGYPIPWQAQQVHGISDAMLSDAPQPLEVFADFHNFIGSAPIVAHNAAFDISFLTAEFSRLGRVLSNPVYCTLKLGRKKLPTLPNHRLETIFYHLGGRIPAGNQRHRALDDARITAFVWRELNEIP; encoded by the coding sequence ATGACGCGGCGCACCATTATCTTTGATCTGGAAACGACCGGGTTGTCCCCCCGGCAGGGACATCGTGTGATTGAAGTCGGCGCGGTCGCTCTGCACGGAGGGGAGATCGTTGAGGAGTTTCACTCTTTGATTAATGCCGGGTATCCGATCCCCTGGCAGGCGCAACAGGTGCATGGTATCAGCGATGCGATGTTGAGCGACGCGCCTCAGCCACTAGAGGTCTTTGCTGATTTCCATAACTTTATCGGTTCCGCGCCAATCGTCGCACATAATGCGGCTTTTGATATAAGTTTTTTAACCGCCGAATTTTCGCGCCTTGGCCGCGTGCTTTCAAACCCTGTCTATTGTACACTCAAACTCGGCCGAAAGAAGCTGCCGACCCTCCCGAACCATCGTCTTGAAACAATCTTTTATCACCTTGGGGGAAGAATACCCGCCGGGAATCAACGCCACCGGGCACTGGATGATGCACGTATCACCGCGTTCGTTTGGCGTGAACTGAACGAAATACCCTGA
- the queD gene encoding 6-carboxytetrahydropterin synthase QueD: MYRLKIQIHFASAHNLINYQGECENLHGHNWKVEVTVAARELDVAGLGIDFRILKRESAAVVKLLDHKYLNQIPPFDKISPSSENIARFLFEQLSDCLNSDNVTVELVNIWESDYACASYSLT; the protein is encoded by the coding sequence ATGTATCGATTGAAAATTCAGATCCACTTTGCCTCGGCGCATAATCTGATTAATTATCAGGGGGAATGTGAAAATCTCCACGGGCACAACTGGAAGGTGGAAGTCACCGTTGCTGCGCGTGAACTTGATGTCGCGGGACTGGGGATCGATTTCAGGATTCTCAAACGTGAGAGCGCGGCGGTTGTAAAACTGCTGGATCATAAATATCTCAATCAGATTCCGCCCTTCGACAAAATCAGCCCATCGTCGGAAAATATTGCGCGTTTTCTTTTCGAACAACTCAGTGACTGTCTGAACAGCGACAATGTAACCGTCGAGTTGGTGAACATTTGGGAATCTGACTATGCCTGTGCCAGTTACAGTCTCACCTGA
- a CDS encoding metal-dependent transcriptional regulator, protein MKLPENAEEILEALWIATVEKGDNAAPFDVLKTSADDAALAELVRLSYVEIKGERVYLRQEGRHEAMMTVRRHRLAERLMMDILDIKGRQGDEKACEFEHLLHQGVDTKICTLLNHPETCPHGRPIPPGECCEQARHSGEVGVVALTELKAGECGEIAYFSTTDMKKMQKLMSMGVLPGCELLLTRSYPSFIFKVGHSEFAVDDELAREIFIRKS, encoded by the coding sequence ATGAAACTGCCAGAAAATGCGGAAGAAATTCTGGAAGCGTTGTGGATTGCAACCGTTGAAAAAGGCGACAATGCCGCCCCTTTTGATGTGTTGAAAACATCAGCGGATGATGCTGCCCTGGCTGAACTGGTGCGCTTGTCCTATGTCGAGATTAAGGGGGAACGGGTCTATCTGCGCCAGGAAGGTCGTCATGAAGCGATGATGACTGTGCGTCGCCATCGTCTGGCAGAGCGCCTGATGATGGACATCCTTGACATCAAGGGCCGTCAGGGGGATGAAAAGGCGTGTGAATTTGAGCACTTGCTGCATCAAGGCGTCGATACTAAAATATGCACGCTGCTGAATCACCCTGAAACCTGTCCCCATGGCCGTCCGATTCCACCGGGTGAATGTTGTGAGCAGGCGCGTCATTCCGGCGAAGTCGGGGTGGTGGCCCTTACTGAGTTGAAAGCCGGTGAATGCGGCGAAATTGCCTATTTCTCAACCACGGATATGAAAAAGATGCAGAAGCTGATGAGTATGGGTGTGTTACCCGGATGTGAGCTGTTGCTGACCCGTAGCTATCCGTCCTTTATTTTCAAGGTCGGACATTCAGAATTTGCCGTTGATGATGAGCTGGCACGTGAAATTTTTATTCGCAAGTCATGA